A stretch of Pseudolysobacter antarcticus DNA encodes these proteins:
- the rpoC gene encoding DNA-directed RNA polymerase subunit beta' has protein sequence MKDLLNLFNQQRQSLDFDSIKIALASPELIRSWSFGEVKKPETINYRTFKPERDGLFCAAIFGPVKDYECLCGKYKRMKHRGVVCEKCGTEVTLTKVRRERMGHIDLASPTAHIWFLKSLPSRIGLMLDMTLRDIERILYFEAYVVIDPGLTPLERGQLLNEEQYLQAVEDHGDEFDARMGAEAVYELLKGIDLAADIIRLREEIASTNSETKLKRLSKRIKLVEAFHDSGNRPEYMVLTVLPVLPPDLRPLVPLDGGRFATSDLNDLYRRVINRNNRLRRLLELNAPDIIVRNEKRMLQESVDALMDNGRRGRAITGTNKRPLKSLADMIKGKQGRFRQNLLGKRVDYSGRSVIVVGPTLKLHECGLPKKMALELFKPFIFSKLQRRGLATTIKAAKKLVERESAEVWDILEEVIREHPVLLNRAPTLHRLGIQAFEPVLVEGKAIQLHPLVCTSFNADFDGDQMAVHVPLSIEAQLEARALMMSTNNILSPANGDPIIVPTQDVVLGLYYMTRELINARGEGMIFANVAEVHRAYQNRVVDLHAKVKVRMHEIEIDEQKNRTEKTSIVDTTIGRALLAEILPVGLPFALANIVLTKKAISGLINQCYRRLGLKDTVVFADQLMYTGFHYATRAGVSIGIDDLTIPNEKQPILEEAEKEVLEIQEQFASGLVTAGERYNKVVDIWSRTNERVAKAMMDAIGTEKVTNAKGEIVDQKSMNSVYIMADSGARGSAAQIRQLAGMRGLMAKPDGSIIETPIKANFREGLDVLQYFISTHGARKGLADTALKTANSGYLTRRLVDVAQDVVITSDDCGTTQSLTMTPIVEGGDVVEPLRDRVLGRIVAEDAYAPGNDEDPIVTRNTLLDEKWVEKLETAGVQIIQVRSPITCEATFGICAFCYGRDLARGHLVNRGEAVGVIAAQSIGEPGTQLTMRTFHIGGAASRAAAIDNVQVKTTGNIKFNNLKTVQHAAGHLVAVSRSGEISVMDVNGRERERYKVPYGAVLNTKDGAPLKAGQIVANWDPHTHPIVSEVAGRIRFSDFIDGITVQEQIDDLTGLQSAVVTDPKRRGVAAKDLRPLVRIEDKKGKDLRLPGTDIPAQYFLPAGAIISLQDGAEVGVGDVVARIPQEKSQTRDITGGLPRVADLFEARKPKEPAILAERSGIISFGKDTKGKQRLIIRDVDGEEHEELIPKWRQVIVFEGEHVEKGETVVDGEPNPHDILRLLGVEPLAAYLTKEIQDVYRLQGVKINDKHIEAIVRQMLRKVEITVPGDTRYLRGEQAERIRVNEENARAISRDERVAEFEPVLLGITKASLATESFISAASFQETTRVLTEASVRGTRDTLRGLKENVIVGRLIPAGTGLAYHSKRRRRGELTDSEMETLRGNAAVVVPAVAE, from the coding sequence ATGAAAGACTTGCTTAATTTGTTCAACCAGCAGCGTCAGTCGCTGGATTTCGATTCCATCAAGATTGCTCTGGCCTCGCCGGAGCTGATCCGTTCGTGGTCGTTCGGCGAAGTGAAAAAGCCGGAAACGATCAACTACCGCACCTTCAAGCCGGAGCGTGATGGCCTGTTCTGCGCCGCGATCTTCGGACCGGTGAAGGACTACGAGTGTCTGTGCGGCAAATACAAGCGCATGAAACATCGTGGTGTGGTCTGCGAGAAGTGCGGCACCGAAGTCACCCTAACCAAGGTGCGTCGCGAGCGCATGGGCCACATCGATCTGGCCAGCCCGACCGCGCATATCTGGTTCCTCAAGTCGCTGCCGTCGCGGATCGGCCTGATGCTGGACATGACCTTGCGCGACATCGAGCGCATTCTGTATTTCGAAGCCTATGTCGTGATCGACCCGGGCCTGACCCCGCTTGAGCGCGGCCAGTTGCTCAATGAAGAGCAGTACCTGCAGGCCGTGGAAGATCATGGTGACGAGTTCGACGCGCGCATGGGTGCCGAGGCGGTTTACGAACTGCTGAAGGGCATCGATCTCGCGGCCGACATCATTCGTCTGCGCGAGGAAATCGCCAGCACCAATTCCGAGACCAAGCTCAAGCGTTTGTCCAAGCGCATCAAGCTGGTCGAGGCGTTCCATGATTCCGGCAATCGCCCGGAATACATGGTGCTGACCGTGTTGCCAGTATTGCCACCGGATCTGCGTCCGCTGGTTCCGCTTGATGGTGGCCGTTTCGCAACCTCGGATCTGAACGATCTGTACCGTCGTGTGATCAATCGCAATAACCGTCTGCGTCGTCTGCTCGAACTCAATGCGCCCGACATCATCGTGCGCAACGAAAAGCGCATGCTGCAGGAATCGGTCGATGCGCTGATGGACAACGGTCGTCGCGGTCGTGCCATTACCGGCACAAACAAGCGCCCGCTGAAATCCCTGGCCGACATGATCAAGGGCAAGCAGGGTCGTTTCCGTCAGAACCTGCTCGGCAAGCGCGTCGATTACTCCGGTCGTTCTGTGATCGTGGTTGGCCCGACCCTCAAGCTGCACGAGTGTGGTCTGCCGAAGAAAATGGCGCTGGAGTTGTTCAAGCCGTTCATCTTCTCGAAACTGCAACGTCGTGGTCTTGCCACGACGATCAAAGCGGCGAAGAAACTCGTTGAGCGCGAAAGCGCGGAAGTCTGGGACATTCTCGAAGAAGTCATTCGCGAACATCCAGTGCTGCTGAACCGTGCGCCGACCTTGCATCGTCTCGGTATCCAGGCATTCGAACCCGTGTTGGTCGAAGGCAAGGCGATCCAGCTGCATCCGCTGGTTTGTACCTCGTTCAACGCCGACTTCGACGGCGATCAGATGGCCGTCCATGTACCGCTGTCGATCGAAGCGCAGCTCGAAGCGCGTGCGCTGATGATGTCGACCAACAACATCCTGTCGCCAGCCAACGGTGATCCGATCATCGTGCCAACGCAGGACGTGGTGCTCGGTCTGTATTACATGACACGCGAACTGATCAATGCGCGCGGCGAAGGCATGATTTTCGCCAACGTCGCCGAAGTGCATCGCGCGTATCAGAACCGCGTGGTCGATCTGCATGCGAAGGTCAAAGTGCGCATGCACGAAATTGAGATCGACGAGCAGAAGAATCGCACCGAGAAAACCTCGATCGTCGATACCACGATCGGTCGCGCCTTGCTCGCAGAAATCCTGCCGGTTGGCCTGCCGTTCGCGCTCGCGAATATCGTGCTGACGAAGAAGGCAATCTCAGGTTTGATCAACCAGTGCTACCGTCGCCTCGGTTTGAAAGATACCGTGGTGTTCGCGGATCAGCTGATGTACACCGGCTTCCATTACGCAACGCGTGCCGGCGTGTCGATCGGTATTGACGATCTGACTATCCCGAACGAAAAGCAGCCGATCCTGGAAGAAGCCGAAAAGGAAGTGCTCGAGATTCAGGAGCAGTTTGCTTCGGGTCTCGTCACCGCCGGCGAGCGCTACAACAAGGTCGTCGATATCTGGTCGCGTACCAACGAGCGCGTCGCAAAAGCGATGATGGATGCGATCGGCACCGAAAAGGTGACGAATGCCAAGGGCGAGATCGTCGATCAGAAATCGATGAACTCGGTCTACATCATGGCCGATTCCGGCGCGCGTGGTTCTGCGGCGCAGATTCGTCAGCTCGCCGGTATGCGCGGCCTGATGGCAAAACCGGATGGCTCGATCATCGAAACTCCGATCAAGGCCAACTTCCGCGAAGGCCTGGACGTTTTGCAGTACTTCATCTCGACCCACGGTGCTCGTAAAGGCCTGGCCGATACCGCGCTGAAGACCGCGAACTCGGGTTACCTGACACGTCGTCTCGTCGACGTGGCGCAGGACGTTGTGATCACGTCGGACGATTGCGGTACCACGCAAAGCCTGACCATGACGCCGATCGTTGAAGGCGGCGATGTGGTCGAGCCGTTGCGCGATCGTGTGCTGGGCCGCATTGTGGCCGAAGACGCATATGCGCCCGGCAACGACGAAGATCCGATCGTCACGCGCAATACCTTGCTCGATGAAAAATGGGTCGAAAAACTCGAAACCGCTGGTGTGCAGATCATCCAGGTGCGTTCGCCGATTACTTGTGAAGCGACCTTCGGTATCTGCGCATTCTGCTACGGCCGCGATCTGGCCCGTGGACATCTGGTCAACCGTGGCGAAGCGGTGGGCGTGATTGCCGCACAGTCGATCGGCGAGCCTGGCACGCAGCTGACCATGCGTACGTTCCACATCGGTGGTGCGGCATCGCGAGCAGCGGCTATCGATAATGTTCAGGTCAAGACCACCGGCAATATCAAGTTCAATAACCTGAAGACCGTGCAGCATGCAGCGGGGCATTTGGTTGCCGTGTCGCGTTCTGGCGAAATTTCGGTAATGGACGTGAATGGTCGCGAGCGCGAACGCTACAAGGTGCCTTACGGTGCCGTATTGAATACCAAGGATGGCGCACCGCTCAAGGCGGGTCAGATCGTTGCGAACTGGGATCCGCATACCCATCCGATCGTTTCGGAAGTGGCAGGTCGCATTCGCTTCAGTGACTTCATCGACGGCATCACCGTGCAGGAGCAGATCGACGATCTGACCGGCTTGCAGAGTGCAGTCGTGACCGATCCGAAGCGTCGTGGTGTTGCGGCGAAAGATTTGCGTCCGTTGGTGCGCATCGAAGACAAGAAAGGCAAGGATCTGCGTTTGCCGGGCACGGATATTCCGGCACAGTACTTCCTGCCTGCCGGCGCGATTATCTCGCTGCAGGATGGCGCTGAAGTGGGCGTGGGTGACGTGGTCGCGCGTATTCCGCAGGAGAAGTCGCAGACCCGCGATATCACCGGCGGTCTGCCGCGCGTGGCCGATCTGTTCGAGGCGCGCAAGCCGAAAGAGCCGGCGATTCTTGCCGAGCGTTCCGGCATCATCAGCTTCGGCAAGGACACGAAGGGCAAGCAGCGCTTGATCATCCGCGATGTGGATGGCGAGGAGCACGAGGAGCTGATTCCGAAATGGCGTCAGGTCATCGTGTTTGAGGGTGAACATGTGGAGAAGGGCGAAACCGTTGTCGACGGCGAGCCGAATCCGCACGATATTCTGCGATTGCTCGGTGTCGAGCCGCTGGCCGCGTACCTGACCAAGGAAATTCAGGACGTCTATCGCCTGCAGGGTGTGAAGATCAACGACAAGCACATCGAGGCAATTGTTCGCCAGATGCTGCGCAAGGTCGAGATCACCGTGCCCGGCGACACGCGTTATCTGCGTGGCGAGCAAGCAGAACGTATTCGTGTCAACGAGGAAAATGCACGTGCGATTTCCCGTGATGAACGTGTTGCCGAGTTCGAGCCGGTGTTGCTGGGTATTACCAAGGCATCGCTGGCAACGGAATCGTTTATTTCGGCGGCGTCTTTCCAGGAAACCACGCGTGTGCTTACCGAAGCTTCGGTGCGCGGAACACGAGATACCTTGCGCGGCCTGAAAGAAAACGTTATAGTTGGTCGCTTGATTCCGGCAGGTACCGGACTCGCTTACCATTCTAAGCGTCGCCGTCGCGGTGAGCTTACGGATTCGGAGATGGAAACACTCCGTGGTAATGCAGCAGTCGTGGTTCCCGCAGTAGCGGAATAA